GGCCTCAGCCTTCGTCCGCTGCGGACTTCCATCGAGGCCTGGCGCGAAGCCCTGGCCGAGGGTCGCCCGACGCCTCCTCTTCCCCGGCTGGAGCTTTTGTAAAACATCCCGACGGCGAAGCCGGAGGGAGCCCTACCTATGAAAACAGTTGGAACGAGGGGTAGGGCTCCCTCGCTACGCTCGGGATGTAGAGAAAGAAGGCCTAGGTCTTTGTGAAACATCCCGCTCGTAGCCGGTGTTAAAATCGGGGTTCCAGTGACCAAGGCGACCGCTTCCAAACCGCGCCCGGCAGCCCGCGCCGCCAAAATCGGCCCGGTGCCCATGCTGGATCTCGAGCGGCAATACGCCACCATCCGCACCCAGGTGCTGGCGGCGATGGAGCGGGTGTGCGCCTCGCAGCGCTTCATCCTGGGCGAAGAACTTACAGCCTTCGAGGGCGAGGTGACGGCGTTCACTGGGGCCGCGGCCACAGTGGGCTGCGCCTCCGGCACCGACGCTCTCTGGCTGGCGCTCGTCGCGGTAGGCGTCGGGCCCGGGGACGAAGTCATCACCACGCCGCTCACCTTTATCGCTACCGCCAGCGCCATCGTGCGCACCGGCGCCCGCCCCATCCTGGTGGACATCGATCCCGGGACCTTGAATCTGAGTCCGGAGCAGGTGGAGCGCCTCCTGGCCGAGGGCCACGGCACGCGCTTGAAGGCTGTGCTGCCCGTGCACCTCTACGGCCAATGCGCGGACATGGACTCCTTCTCGCGTCTGGCGCGCGAGCATCACCTGGCCGTGGTCGAGGACGCCGCTCAGGCCTTCGGCGCAGGCTGGCGCGGACGCCGCGCCGGCTCGCTGGGCGCCGTCGCCGCCTTCAGTTTCTATCCCACCAAGAACCTGGGCGGCTACGGCGACGGAGGCTGCGTCACCGTGCAGGACGCGGCGCTGGCCGAGAGCCTGCGCGCCCAGCGCCACCACGGCAGCCGCGAGCGCTACTATCACGACCAACTGGGCTGGAACAGCCGCCTGGACGAGCTCCAGGCCGCCGTCCTGCGCGTGAAACTCGCCTACGTGGAAGAGTGGAACAACCGGCGCGGCGAGCGCGCCCGCTTCTACAACCGGCTGTTCGAGGAGGCGGGGCTGGCCGCCGCGCCCGCGGCCTCGGGACCGGTGGCCGTCCATCCCCTGGAGCTGCCGCACACCGCGGCGCAGGCCCACCACGTCTACCATCAGTACGCGCTCCGCACCAGCCGCCGCGAAAAGTTGCGCCAGTTCCTTGGCGAGCGCGGCATCGCCACCGAGGTTTACTACCCTGTCCCGCTGCACCTGCAGAAGGCCCTGACCTACCTGGGATACCGTCCCGGCGACTTTCCTGAAGCCGAGCGCGCCGCCGACCACCTGCTCGCACTGCCTCTCTTCCCCGAGATCACAGAGGACGAGCAGCGGCACGTGGTGGACTCCATCGCCGCCTTCTACTCCTGATTCCGACTGTGTGGATGCGGGCGACTCGCCCGCGAAGGTTTCCTGACGTAGCGCCGGCGTCTCGCCGGCTGTCGCGCGGACGTCTCGTCCGCGCTTGGTTCTTCCTACCGGCGCCGCTTGGCGCGAGGAGTGGCTGCCGCTGCCCCTCCCTCCGCCGTTACCCTCCGCACCATCACTCCGTTGAGCTTGTACTTGCGCTCCTCCAGGTTGCCGTCGGCATCCTTTATTATCCGCAGGGTGAAGACGGGCAGCTCGCCCTCCTTGCCGAAGCGCGCCGTGCTCACCCGCA
The DNA window shown above is from Terriglobales bacterium and carries:
- a CDS encoding DegT/DnrJ/EryC1/StrS family aminotransferase, which translates into the protein MTKATASKPRPAARAAKIGPVPMLDLERQYATIRTQVLAAMERVCASQRFILGEELTAFEGEVTAFTGAAATVGCASGTDALWLALVAVGVGPGDEVITTPLTFIATASAIVRTGARPILVDIDPGTLNLSPEQVERLLAEGHGTRLKAVLPVHLYGQCADMDSFSRLAREHHLAVVEDAAQAFGAGWRGRRAGSLGAVAAFSFYPTKNLGGYGDGGCVTVQDAALAESLRAQRHHGSRERYYHDQLGWNSRLDELQAAVLRVKLAYVEEWNNRRGERARFYNRLFEEAGLAAAPAASGPVAVHPLELPHTAAQAHHVYHQYALRTSRREKLRQFLGERGIATEVYYPVPLHLQKALTYLGYRPGDFPEAERAADHLLALPLFPEITEDEQRHVVDSIAAFYS